The following DNA comes from Triplophysa dalaica isolate WHDGS20190420 chromosome 10, ASM1584641v1, whole genome shotgun sequence.
GCATACTGTTCTACTTGGTCCCACGTAGGGTAATCCAGAAAAGTCTGTTTAACATCATGAAGCACGACCTAAAACGGTCAAAAAACTGTGTGCTTCCCTACTATCAATACACATTATCCAATAACCCTATTATACAACGCAGGGtagtgggttcgatcccaggggattgcaaatagtTCCATGGGAATTATTCGTGGGAATTCCATACCAGAGTGTATATAATTACAACAAAAATGCCTTTAACAACGTCACACTGACAATAATGCTGACAGTGGCTGAATTTCCATACAACAGCACTCTTGCTTGTGTAACAATTCCTTAACATCACTACTGACATTTCtgaataaatattataactGTGTACTGACCTGAACACGGCTGACAGACATCAGTGATGagtagatgttgtgtgtggtttgtgatgggattggacaccacacatctgtatgtgtttgtatcatgatattccacctccagaggtagagagagtctgattttgagatcagacacactgatgttggacaataaactgtttcctttgtaccaggagagactcacatgtgtcacattcatcactgaacacgaCACAGAACAGTTTGAACACTGTAAAGACTTTCTGTCGATGACAGGAGCAGGCAGATGAGCTGGAAAACATCAAGGAAAAGAAAACTTGTATAATATCAGTCATTTTATGCCTTTAaaagagcaaaacatttttgttgtatcATCTCAGCAGCAGCTAACAAGCAAACCCTGACTACCTCTATGCGCTGTATGGTCTACAATACCCACGATCTtcataaaacacatgttttttctttttatttctcatttaaatattaagtcTATGACCATCAACAGACAACAAAGATGAAATTCTCTTTACTCACCGTAGACTGTAACATTGAATTTCGTTCCTGATGTTTCTATGCAGTTGATGATCtctagtttataaagtccagtgtctgtgattgtgatgtttgtgaagatgagagatccagtctgactgtCCAAATTCAGTCtgtctccaaatatcttattaCTGTCATACATGTTAACACTTTGCGTATAGATTTCAGCTATCCGAGTCTCTCGAGGTCCAAACATCCACAAAATCTGATCACGTCTCTGTATGTGAAtaagatcagtgtgtagagtgacagaatctccctccatcactgacactggtGTTGATCCAGATATAGTGAagccaaacacacctgaaacacatttGGAGATTGTATTTCAATGTCGTTGGTCTGATTAATCCAGATAATGTGGCACAAGAAGAACTGATCATATAAATATGAGaaagtaacatttaaattaaagtcaaatgtccattaataaaaagataaatgaaagaGATGTATTGATATTAAATGAATGAGGCATTGTTATAACGTCTTATTGTGTgatgctgtacacccaaagtactttacaatcatatgaagTGATCTCTCCTCAAATACCACCAGTGTCATCCACCTACATACACAATACctacaataaataatgaaactcttgctgacacaaaaccaacatcTTTGTCGTGATCATATTGTGTGATGTGGTGTATTTCTGAAACTAGTTACTAGAAACTAGAAACACTGCACATTCATAAAATAGGAGAATACCCTCATGAGTATATAGCACACATTAGGAAACGATCAATGCAGTAGACTCAAGTGTAAACATTTGCACAGGAATGCAGTAACGAAAACCTTGATATTCAGCAGTCCTTTTGTTTCAATGTCAACCTCTGACAATAAAGAAGTCTGAAGagatttgatatatatataagataacTAGTCAGATTGTAAATCCACAATAGATTTGAATGTGGAAAGTTGTAAGAGTAAACCAACACCCAGTATGTTAACAAAGCAGAATCCAGTGAATGTGAATCTGTTGCAGAAAGTCACTTGTCTTATCTTTCTCTGgcactttaaaatgctttcacaCACGCAGTAATAGCGCGTCTCTCTCTTCGCGATTGTTGTTCTtcactttttgttattttcggAAGAATAATTTCGGTTGCCAAACATTCGCGTCCTTATAACTGAGGATCATCACTCGCATCGCACTGTTTTACGGTTAAATGTAAAttaccaaaatattttcttacctTTTAGAACGAAGATCAGCACACAAAGTTTCACTAATGTCATCCTGGGAACAAAGTTCTTAATAAAGCATAAAGTCTCGAAATCTGTTTCAAAGCTCCTGTCAATGTGTAGCGCGATGTCCGGATTACGCATGTGATGAGCGCTAGAAAGAAACAAGGGTGGATCAGCGTATGAAGCCTGAGAGAATCGCCCCTTTAAGTTAATCACCCAATTGGAAGAGTTTCCTCTGTGGTTATTATCAGATGACAGCATAAAGGAGTCGCAGCTATAACAGGAAGCTTCAGGTTTCAGGACATACTTGAGCGGCtgattgaaaatgtaataaccTCCTTCCTTCTTCAAATCTTCCATTGCTACCCGTTTTATCCCCATAACATGTTTATTGATTGCATTTATTCATCAACGTTCTTGACTTTTGGAGTTTTGCTTTTTCTGTCAGTCCTTCTTGAGTGATGTAAATTCCAATCGATTTTGTTTATCCTTAGACAGGCTTCACGAGTAGTTTGctaaatgtgatttaatatgATAATCAAAAGTTCTTTGCTACGTTGATCTATTTACacgttttttcaaaataatatttccGGATGTCTTCATCTTAAGCCTTGTGCTTTGtcagtttttatgtttcatattttcGGAACGTTATAGAGTTTCTATGTGTTTTGTACCTTTGTGTGCGTTTGTTATATCTATTGCTTTCGTTTATTGGTATATACTTCGAACTGCTGATCAACAACTTTATAATTTCAGTTGAACTTTCCTACAATTCTGTGCATGTAACAAACTAATATCTGACCTTTTTCTCTGCACATCTTTAGGTTCAAACTCACAATATGTGCAGCATCCCCCAAATggtctgtttaaaaatatatttttgtaatttttactttCCATCTCATTATAatgtttattcagaaatgtCAGACAACATGGTTCTGGTATCCGTTCATGTCCCAAGTTATGTATCTTAACGCTGTGTTATGAGGGGAGACATAAAAGGTTTTTCCATTGGAGAAAATATTATTGTCCTCATGTTCATGTTGCTACAAATAAAACCTAAAGACATGGTATGAGCAAttcatttattgaatatttatatactcacacacatacaaaatacaaaaatgtaaatacattgtaCAAAAAAGTGCAGCAGTTCCTTCAAGTCCTGAGGTTGTGAAGAGGAACTGTCATGGATTGAGATCTGGGCACTTTGGAAGCAAGGGTAAAACCCTCAAGTCTGTATCATGTTCCTCAAGCATTCCTGAGAAGTGTTTGCAGTGCGAGTGCTGAAATAGGCCACTAACAACCGGGAACAATAATGTTATGATGGGGAACAGTTTTCTGTTGACGAATGGAGAGTGACTCCTAAGTAACACCTAAATCCCAGCAATGCGCAAAAGTGCCATTTTGGGTAACAGATGTCAAAAGTAATAAGCATTCATAAAGTAGACTATAACAAACATTCTCAATTGCTAAGATACATTGAAGTTAAGAAATGCAGAGAAAGTTATCAGCAGCTTGTTGAAGTTTGCAAACTGATGTCTTTTTTATCTTCTGTATAGATCAGTTAAAGATGTGATCAGATTGGTTTACAGCATCAGATCCAGAAGAGCTGAGCATCATCAGAGACATCAGACATCTGTCTTAAGGGAGGCAGAAATCAAATTTAGTACAGTGTACTACAAACAATGTCTGCATAAAACTACTTTTCAAGCTGCTAGTGGTAAAACTTTATCCCTGGTGGGTCTCTGTAAAACTACACTGAACAAGGGCAAATtacacttctggttagaccttaactacatttcgttacactgtaatTGGATATgagtaatgacaataaagttgaatctaatctaatcatctaatctaatctaatattgattaaatatgttCATAAAAAGCATCAATAACACTCATAGGGCCTATTTCAAtcattaaagctacaatctTTAACTGAACAAATATATAATCAGATCAGTAAACGAAATGATCGTCATATCTTGTGATATAGCTTGTGCCAGCACAAACGTAAAAAAAACCTACTGTCAGGATTTACTAAACTGACAGATAACTGCTGGAAAGGTGTGGATATAGTCTTTTTACTGCTGGCTGAGAAATAAATGGCTCCTAAGTGGATTAATAAACTTGACCCTGAAGCACTGTATATGTTACAGCtgggatggcctgagggtgaataaattaaaagtaaatgtttatataaggAAGTGTGTAACGggagagtttaaaatgaaactctTGGGAAAAAAAGCAGGTGACAAGATTTGTTGTATTTGCTGTAATATTTGCTGTAATACTTACATTCTTGCCCTGATTGTTTagtgacagacaaacacaacgATGTTTGACTGCAACAACAATCATGATGAAAACCATGAACGCTGCTGCTGCGATGGCACAAACATGTGAACGGTTCACATCTAGACATCATGAAAAAAGCAGATTTGGgtaattacatttcattttatgaaacacTTTGCCAAATGTAGTGTTGGTTACCTACAGTACATGTCCTCAGCAGATGTTTATttgtccacacaaacactttatttcatgcaacacaatatatatatatatatataatgaacaAATATCTGCTAACTGACAGAGCTGGGTTGCTTTAAgccatctttttttttatttggtaacTTGTTAAATCATCATTGCTGTACTTTTCAGTGTTCAAGAGGTCCAAACAATGGAACCAACTACCTGCACAACCGTCTTTGAAActctaacaccgtgtctacaccagaaGCGACAGGCGTGACACGACAACCGAAACAAAACCCTCGACATATGTAAAATTATAACGGGTTCTTTTGGCGTATCACGGCACGCACGGTGTACACACAGTGTGATATTTTACCACGGATATTTTCAGATGAGCAGAATATCTTCTTAAGCTCTGACAATAATACTTCCAACAGGTTCGCTGATATTTGGTTCAACAGGACTCTTGCTTGTGTGACAATTCCTAAACATCACGACTTAAAAATACCTGTTCACATACCTGGATATTTCTTTAAGTCATGTgtgatgttgagatgttgagtttggtttgtgatgggaACGGTCAGACGGTCTGgaaaacataaagaaaatgttCTAGCATCAATTTAAATGCTGCATTAGAATTCACGTACTTTGTCAGGATTTACTTTTAGAAAGCaaagttttttaatgtttgaaaatgGTGTACGGAAAGCATCTCAGCAGATCTTAACCAGCCAAAACCTTAACCTCCTGCTTACTACTGTGCTCATAACACTGTGCTGTTATGATATACTTAAGATGTACATGAATTAGAAATGCTTCTACTCTATTTACTTtactgttaaaaacaaatcaatgacCATTGACAGACGACAAGGCTGATATTCACATTTctcaccatagacagtaacATTGAATCTCTTGAACAAAGTTCCTCTGCTGTTGATGATCTGAAGTTCATGAAGTCCAGAGTCTGtgcttgtgatgtttgtgatggtgagagatccggtCTGAGTGTTGATCCTCAGTCTCCCTCCGTATCTTCCAGTTTTATCATATGTCTTGGGTTTCTGATAATAGATTTCAGCGATACGAGTCGCTTGAAGTCCAAACAGCCAAAGTATTTGTTCATCTCTCTGTATGTCAGTAAGATtagtgtgtagagtgacagattctccctccatcactgacactgacttcacttcatctgcatcaacatcaaacacacctgcagagcacatttgggaaaaaatatttaaatgttactgaaatgaaaaaatgatcTATTAGACTTTTTggaaattatttgtttaatgtacTAATCCAAATAATATGACTAAAATTCAAGtaaacagaatttaaatgaaagttaaatctccttaataaaccattaacaaAAAGTTGAATGAGAGAAAAGTTCCCATGACTTCCTGGTTATTTGTGTCACTTCTGCAGGGAACATCAAAGGAATGGAGGTAAAccacacagaaagaaacaaatgcCACCCTGCCAAACTGTAACGgtttctttattgtttgttttgttgcatGCAATGTCCATGTTTATAGTTCAGTGAATATATGTTCTACTGATTTCTCACTGGTTTTCCACCTCAGATCGGGTGCAAATACTTTTAACAATGTTGACAGTTGTAAGTGACACCTTCTACCAAAGCCCTACAACTTGATAATTCCTCCAACCTCCAATACCGATAACATAACATGAATCATGAATATAAAGaatgtaacttatttaattgACTGTAATATTACAAATAGCCTACAACCCAACAACGTCTCTAatgttaataatacaattattctgTGTGCACATTCAGAGAGCCCCGGTGCGCGTGCACATTCCGTGCGTATGTGAAGCGCAGGTGTCTATGCCTTCATTATTAGTCGCTGCAATTCTATAAGAACAAAATGCTCCTTATGATCTCgattttcttttcatgtatTATTGCGTCATACTGCGATCGGTATTCTGAGCAGCGAGTCCGTTACGTCACAGTAAATCTCCGCTCTCTCTCAACCTTATTCCACCACTATACTATACAGAGATGATGAACAGAATAGCGCTGTAAGTTAAATCACATCGTGTGCAGTTTAATGTAAAGCTTAAAAAGACGTTCTTACATTTCATCAGCAATAGAGAAAATAACCAAAGCGGTATTAGTGACATTTGTTCTCTCCTATGGAATAAAACTCTCCGTTTATAAAATCTCTCATTTATCTTGCTGTATATGAAATTCTTTTCCTTTTCCATattgtcaaattttacaataaaaatacacgGAGACTGTAAAAGATAGCCTTTAGCACATTGTCATGGttgctttttaatcttgcatcaacTAGTGAACTGTACACTAGATTTGATGGTATAAATCACCAgtagtaaataaatattgtgctagtactatCATCAAAAATAGTTCCTACCTTCCAGAGCAACAATCAATAGACAAAGTACACAACGCAGTAACATGCTGATATTCCGTAACGTTAAATCTGATATTCCGTAACGTTAGTTCTGTCCTGGTACGGAAGGAGAGAGATGTGTGAATGCGAGATATGAGAGAAACGTCACCCTCGGGGAAGACGGGTGCGGAGAGCACTGATGGTGGGCGGACCTTAGTGACAGAAAGTTATTTATATGCGTACTCTTTCTAGGCAGTTCTTCTTATAAAAGGTCAACATCACAAACCTTTCAACTTTTCATCGACTCGCACCGAGTAAAAACGGAATTAGAGAGATCTCTTGCATATtaagttaatattattaacacGTTACAAACCTGGTGTGATGAGTGATCTCTTCTGTTCAGCTCACAGAGAGCGATGTGTTGTTCAGTCCTCTTCTTACTGTGGATAAACTGCGATTATTCatgtttcttcttttcttcttctAGTTCTTCGCTCTAGATCAGATCCCAGAATGCTTCGACAGTCATGTCGCCATTGCCGCACCCTGTACCTTGAACCGAGCGAAATGAAACGCATTTTAGTCGATGAACACACACGATGTTCAGACACTGGAGCGATATCACAGTCACCCTGCCGTTACAAATCGTATTATGTCCTCTTTTTGCAATCAAAACTAACCGTACAGAAAGTAAAGAGAGTGTTTAATAGGATCTCAAATTCATGTCCTTCGTTGCGTCCATATGAGAAGAGTCTGCGATTTACGTGACGTCATTTCCTCGTGTTTGCGTAACAGTTTCGTGGCAAATTCAAATTGGTCAAATGTAGGCCTACAGTATAGGATAATTTGTGacactggatcacaaaaccagtagCGCGAGAACGTTTGACgagtttctttccaaaaagaAATAACttccttttaaatattttcaaaaatcgtgtttttcattgtgttttattgtgttagttagcttttattttagttattatggcttgaatcaaaacaaaccagctgCAGTTGGATTCATTTTAATTGGAGagcacaataaaaatatgatttaggaaaaaaaatttttttttttggaaataaactcttaatttgtaatTGTTAGTTGTAATAGCCCGACATACATTGTACAGgttttttgcaaaaaatcattagcaTATTGgtgaagatcatgttccatgaagatattatGTAAATTTCCTTCCGTTAagatataaaaactttatttttgtgagtggatggtcaCTATCTCCAGTTTTATAAAGGCCTAGTTACCCTTCATCTCggtcaaatattgtcctatccttacaGACCATCAAAAGAAAGCTAATTTGTTCAACTTCCATATGTTGTAAAACtatcaattttgaaaaattgacccttcagactggttttgttgtccagggtcaaatTTTTAAAACAACCTTGTAAGTCGTGTGATGGCAAATTTCTGATAAACGCCTTGGTGTCAAGGTACGTATGAAGTGTTTCAaactaaatattcattgaagaacgtaaagaataataaaaccgaTTCATACAtgatataattttaattttataaaaccaAGCTGATGAGGTGTTCTGCCGATAAAAAATCAGCacgttaaaaaacataataaaaaacgcCTTTCAGTGTCTTTTACAATTGTGTTAGCCCTGACCAGTAAAACATCAGGTATCGAAAAAATCCTTTCCCACACGGCTCATTGTTTACCACAAACAACATTGTAATGAATCAGAGTCAAGGTTTATTCAGAGAAATGAACGCATATTGACCATTTGATATCACCGTGGGGAGGGGTGCTGGATCGCTTCGAAGCCTCGACCCAAAACGCAacacaacgcaaggttgtgcgctcgatcacaggggattgcacataggcCTACCTATGTATAGATTTATAGGATAACATTATGTTAGTCACTTTGGGTTTAATTTGTGTTGCCTACAGTagtttgttgtttgttatgTGAATTTAAGGATCGCAGCCAGATTGGTGGTGAGGAgtattttgcataattttttcTCTGAGATCCTtcaaagtgatggttcaccccaaaatgaacatttactcgccctcttgtcgtttcaagcctgtatgactttctttcttctgcagagttCAAACGAAgtaattttgaagaaagttggtgaccaaacagcagtgtcacccattcacttctattgtattgacataaaacaaattcaaatgaaTGGGTGCCATTtaccttcattcttcaaaataaaataagccCATCAcgtttaaaaacacataagaaataaatgtactttaatatttcacattttttagtGAATCCAGCTTGTTGTTTGCTACCTAGAACCAACACATTACACCACTGGATGAGTCCTAACTATATAATATAACTACAAATTACATCAGATTGCACAagaaattatgtattttttatatctattCATTTACTATTAGTTAtgattaaacaacattaaacaatatGACCACATGGACCGCAGGTGAAGATAAATTAGTGTAAACACTAAAAGTGCTTTGTCATTCTATAGACCATTTCAGTTAAAAATTGAGGCGAGTCTGGACAATTTCTGattacatcttgcaaaatggtctacGCTTTACAAATGCATCTTGCTGAAGTTCGCAAACTGATATTTCAgcgtctttctttttttaatccacAGACATCCTCTATGTCCAGTAGTTTAGTTTCACTGAAGATCTGTTTGGCCCTCTTCGATGCATATGTGGGCAGAATCAAAGAGATCAGACATCTTGCTTCTTTGAAAAATCTTCAGGAATGAAGGAATCACATTTGGTACACTATCCTCCAAGCTTGAGAAACAAACGTCCCAAACATTAAGGAGGACACTGGAATAATGTTAAACTCCATTTGAAACTGCTGGTGCAGAAACCATATCACTTTTGGCTCCCTGTAAGAAAACACAGAACCAGTCATAACAGGAACAAGGACTATTAACGTAAGTATGTTCATAAAGCATTCAAGACACAAATGTCACTATAGGGCTCATTTTGTGGATGACCATGTTCCCCATTTACTTTACCGGCAGTCTATTTGACAAAATGAATTACACCATGcagttttcaaaaacattataacaaagTGCGTCATTCATTACTGGTCAACTCTTGTTCGTATGGTGTTAAATTAACATATAAGTACAGTATCTTACCAAATTGTTCAAGTGATTCAAAGATAGCGTCTCTTCTTCATTGgctgtaaaataaaaccaagTGATACAactgtaaatttaaaatgtcaaaaaatggACACTCATCTGTTTGTCTCGCTCTCATCGAGTCTAAACTCATGAAACTATCTAGTGTCTTGAGCACAATGATTTGTCATATTTGCTTTAATACTTACATTCCTGCGCTTCTTGTTTATTGATCCGACAGTGTTTGACTGCTACAATCTTGACAAAACAGACCAAACCAGCTGCTGATATTAGAATGACTGTAACCACTAAGATGACAACCAAGTCAGTACGACATAAACCTAGACATAAAACAAAAGGTTTGAGTgagtacatttaattttaacaaacatttttcaaaacatgatGTATTGGTTACTGTTACATATTCCATTAcgttatgtatttgttttggtaTGTCGGTGGTCGGGTCTGTTTTTATAGGAAGCAGCTCTTGACGACCTAATTACCATGACTTGTTACACCTGAATGAGGCTGAGGATGGCACTGTTAAGCGGTCTCCATATGCCGTTCTAGGCACTTCCAGAGTCACCGTGGTTCCGGGGGGGGGGCATTGGCTTCGAGTTTTGGTCCTTGGATTATGTTCTCTTGTTCGTAGATATTGTCCCTATCGattaatttacttgttatttttcTATTGATAAATTCAttattctttaatattatcCAGCGTGTAGTTTCCTTCTTTGCTGGCTGTGACAGTTATCTACAAACCATGgaacaaatctgtttttttttaactcataaTCATCTAAGGTTCAGACATCTTCAGACAGAGTTTTTACCACAAATATGCTAAGATAACGTGAGTGAGTGGATTTAAACTGCTGTTATTAGTAAAGGAGTGATTAAGTAGTTGACGCATAGACATTTAGAGTAAACGGATGTAATATGCACATGTCTTTctatgtctttttattgtggTTTAAAGAATAAACGTGGCTTCAATAAGCTTCCTGGGGCCTGTTTCAGAAAGGAAGCTGACGGGATGTGTGGGTTACAGGAGACGTACAGCCTCGTTGGAGTCATCATTATGTGATCCAGTTCTCCTATTATGTTTCGATTTGGACCTTTAGTTGTTTATGTTTGGTTGAACTGATGTATTTGAACTTGctatttacattacatattgacatacatttacactgatcacttgacatttcatatttcttatttaagttaaataaatctCATGATTTAAGCAGTGGTTGTGGGGCGTCTCCCTTACTTAAGAATTAGATCGTAACAatattaaccctgaaatgagggaTAACCGCTTCAGAATGTGAGGCATGTCAAACCCTAGACAGCATGGTAACTTAAGCCCGTTTCTAAAGGAGAGATCACTTATACTCGGACTCAGTAACCATAGTCTATTTCGATCTCCTCCCGCTTTTAAAGTGCAAGTGGTGTAACTCATTtattaatacagtcattcatggcacacatgTTGCTCAAACAGAGACCATCTCAGTGACTTATGtgtcatatgtgcttttatagatGATTCAtgaagaggctgcattaattcattgGGATGTACTTTGATTTCAGGGGAGCGATTTAGGACCTGAGTGGActtttgtcatttccctgtgcatttttataaaaactgaaCCATTTTTCTTCACAGCGAATttgatatattaaaacatatatcatccatccttacatcaataacatcagccaCAGTATGTACATATTACATCAGAGCATAATCTTCTATGGACAGTGAGAAATGACTTgtatagtgtttaaataaagaaatgactAAATACAGACATTAAACGATGAaggtaataaacaattaattttgaCGTGCTGCCATTCCAACTCAAATCTGCTCAGAGCAGGGTTCAAACCGGCGATCAGTCTAAGTGTACACGAGACTCTGACGCCCTACAGGTGTCTTACACACCATAACGTCTCATCACTAGAGCACTCATGGCAAAAgagaacaaatgttttttttattatttctgtcttATCTCTGTTGTTTCGTTCATttaatgattaatttatttgtttattggtaaGCTTATCTATTTATTAATTGAAACTTATGTCATTTTCAGCACATGATTAAGTCCTCTGTATGCAGAGCGGAAAATCTGCCTCGATCTCAAGCGCTTTCTGCcgccatgttgctttttttggtgctgttgccatggtgaatcatCATATCGGAGCTCCATTGATCATGGCTTTTGATAGTCATGGTGCAAGCGCAGAGTCGATTGAACTAATGTTATAGATATTGATATTGAGACTGCTatgtctgtgttgtttttattgagaGTTTAATAGTTCTTtgtttatatagcgctttttacaattttcattgctacaaagcagctgtacatgagacatattgactactAGTAAAACatctaaagtcatatacctttaaaacaagaaaaaggtgaaaacacaaaagacagttAAGTGTCaagttttattgttaaattttTTTACCACTGTGTTTACCGCCACAGTGATAAATTGTCAGGAAGCACTCTTACTACTGTTAAGTTATGAGTCACGTAAAACCCCTCTCTTTTCAGCTCAGCAAAAATTAAGTCACAATAGAAGTATTTGATATAGCAGAAATACCAAGATGACTAGTTTTCCCTCGTCTTCAACCCCACCTCACCAATTCCATTACTGATCTGACAGATCTCTTAGATCCTCTAAGTTCACAGTGATCACTTCTGCTATAACCTTCCTCTGCGCAATATTGATATACAAAGACCAACTAAATCAAGTGAA
Coding sequences within:
- the LOC130429755 gene encoding natural killer cell receptor 2B4-like, translating into MTLVKLCVLIFVLKGVFGFTISGSTPVSVMEGDSVTLHTDLIHIQRRDQILWMFGPRETRIAEIYTQSVNMYDSNKIFGDRLNLDSQTGSLIFTNITITDTGLYKLEIINCIETSGTKFNVTVYAHLPAPVIDRKSLQCSNCSVSCSVMNVTHVSLSWYKGNSLLSNISVSDLKIRLSLPLEVEYHDTNTYRCVVSNPITNHTQHLLITDVCQPCSGLHHTDLVVILVVTVILISAAGLVCFVKIVAVKHCRINKQEPQESNEEETLSLNHLNNMGATSDMVSAPAVSNGV
- the LOC130429756 gene encoding SLAM family member 9-like isoform X2, with the protein product MEGESVTLHTNLTDIQRDEQILWLFGLQATRIAEIYYQKPKTYDKTGRYGGRLRINTQTGSLTITNITSTDSGLHELQIINSRGTLFKRFNVTVYDRLTVPITNQTQHLNITHDLKKYPDVNRSHVCAIAAAAFMVFIMIVVAVKHRCVCLSLNNQGKNMSDVSDDAQLFWI
- the LOC130429756 gene encoding SLAM family member 9-like isoform X3, producing the protein MEGESVTLHTNLTDIQRDEQILWLFGLQATRIAEIYYQKPKTYDKTGRYGGRLRINTQTGSLTITNITSTDSGLHELQIINSRGTLFKRFNVTVYDRLTVPITNQTQHLNITHDLKKYPDVNRSHVCAIAAAAFMVFIMIVVAVKHRCVCLSLNNQGKNTDV
- the LOC130429756 gene encoding SLAM family member 9-like isoform X1, whose translation is MEGESVTLHTNLTDIQRDEQILWLFGLQATRIAEIYYQKPKTYDKTGRYGGRLRINTQTGSLTITNITSTDSGLHELQIINSRGTLFKRFNVTVYDRLTVPITNQTQHLNITHDLKKYPDVNRSHVCAIAAAAFMVFIMIVVAVKHRCVCLSLNNQGKNVSITANITANTTNLVTCFFSQEFHFKLSRYTLPYINIYF